A window of Cellulosimicrobium protaetiae genomic DNA:
ACGAGGAGCAGACGGTCGTGCTCGTGCGCGTCGTCCAGGAGGCGCTGACCAACGCGATCCGGCACGCGGAGGCGACCGTGCTCGACGTCGCCGTCACCGCCGAGGAGGGCAGGGTGCTGCTCGTCGCGCAGGACGACGGGTGGGGCGCGGCCCGCGTGGAGCCGGGGAACGGGCTGCGGGGGATCGAGGAGCGCGTCCGGGCCGCGGGCGGGACGGTCCGCCTCGACGGGCGGAGCGGGTTCCGAGTCGAGGTCGAGCTCGCGCTGGAACACCGGGCCGTCCTCGGCGCGGACCGTGCCGGGGGCGCCCGGGTGCTCCCGCGCGGCCCCGGTCCCGTCGGCACGACCACGGCCGACGCATGAGCGGCACCCCGGTCCGTGTCGCCCTCGTGGACGACCAGACCCTCGTGCGGCAGGGGATCCGCAGCCTCCTCGAGCTCGCGCCGGACGTCGAGGTCGTCGCCGAGGCGGAGGACGGGATGGCGGCGCTCGCGGCCGTGCGCGAGCACGCGCCGGACGTCGTGCTGCTCGACCTGCGCATGCCGCGCCACGACGGGATCTGGGCGCTCGAGGCCCTGCGCGAGAGCGGCGACGACACCCCGGTGCTCGTGCTCACGACGTTCGACGACGACGCCCTCGTCCTGCGGGCCCTGCGGGCCGGCGCGCGCGGCTACCTCCTCAAGGACGTGACGCTCGAACAGCTCACCGGCGCCGTCCGGACGCTCGCCTCCGGCGGCACGCTCGTGCAGCCGTCGATCACGGACCGTCTGCTGCGCGCGGTCCGGGCGGGGGAGCCCCCGGCCGAGGAGGCGGACGACGGTCCCGTGGTCGTCCAGGACCTCACGGAGCGCGAGCTCGAGGTGCTCCGCCTCGTCGCGGCCGGGTACTCGAACCGCGAGATCGCGCACGCCCTCTTCCTGGCGGAGGGGACCGTGAAGAACCACGTGTCGACCGTGCTGCTCAAGCTCGGGGCGCGCGACCGCACGCGCGCCGTCCTGCGCGCGCTGCACCACGGTCTCCTCGGCTGACGCGTACACCGTCGCGCCCGGGCGCCCGGCACCGCCCGACGTCAGAGCAGCGTCTCGACGCCGATCCGCACCCGGTCGCCGACGTCGACGCCCTCGGCGCGGCGCACCGCCGCCTTGATGGGGACGACGAACGTCTTGCGCTGCGCGTCCGGGAACACCGACGTCGACCAGCGCTGCGCCCCGAGCGTCACCTCGACCTTGACCGAGCCGAACCCCGCGGGCGGGAGCGGCAGCTCCGCGATCTCGTCGCTCACGTCCTCCGGCAGCGCGGCGAACACCCAGCTGTCGGTGCGCGCCTCCCACCGCCACAGCTCGGCCTCGAACTCGAACCTCGTCCCCGCCACGAGACCATGGTGCCGCGGGCCACCCACACGCGCGCCGTCGTCGTCCGGCGGGCCGCGGACGTCTCCCGGACGCCGCCCGGGCGCCGTCCTGCGAGCCGCCACCCCTCGCGGGCTCGCGGGCGGGGCGCCACCATGGACGGATGAGGGCCATCTGGAAGGGCGCCGTCACGTTCGGCCTCGTCAACGTCCCCGTCAAGGTGTACTCCGCGACGGAGGACCACGACGTGCCGCTGCACCAGGTGCACGACAAGGACGGCGGGCGCATCCGCTACCGGCGCGTGTGCGAGATCGACGGCGAGGTCGTGCCGTACGAGAACATCGACAAGGCCTACGACGACGGCGAGAGCACGGTCGTGCTGACCAAGGAGGACTTCGCCGCGCTGCCCGCCGAGCGCAGCCGCGAGATCGAGGTCGTCGAGTTCGTGCCGAGCGAGCAGATCGACCCGCTGCTGCTCGACCGCAGCTACTACCTGGAGCCCGACTCTGCCTCGAACAAGGCGTACGTGCTCATGCGCCGCACGCTCGAGGAGACCGACCGCACGGCGATCGTGAAGTTCGCGCTGCGCCAGCGCACGCGGCTCGCCGCGATGCGCGTGCGCGACGACGTGCTGGTCCTCCAGACGCTGCTCTGGGCGGACGAGGTGCGCGAGGCCGCGTTCCCCTCGCTCGACGCCGAGGCGAAGGTGACCGACAAGGAGCTCGCCATGTCGGCGCAGCTCGTCGCGAGCTTCGAGGCCGACTTCACGCCCGAGGAGTACGAGGACGACTACCAGGCGCAGCTCCGCCAGCTCATCGAGGCCAAGATCGAGCAGGGCGACGCGCTCGACACCGCCGAGACGTTCGGTGAGCAGCCCGAGGAGGGCGAGGGCGCCGAGGTGATCGACCTCATGGAGGCGCTGCGCAAGTCCGTCGCGTCGTCGAAGAGCTCGCGGGCGGGCGGGTCGTCGGCGAAGGGCTCGGGTTCGACCGGCGGGTCGACGGCGAAGGGCGGGTCGGGCGGCAAGGCTGCGTCGTCGTCGGGCAAGGGCTCGACCGGCGCGCCGTCGAAGAGCGGCGGCAGGAAGGCGGAGGGCGCGAAGAAGCCCGCCGCGAAGAAGGGGGCGAGCCGCTCGACGTCCTCGAAGGAGAAGTCGACCGCGACGAAGACGACGCGGAAGAAGGAGTCGGCGTAGGCGCTGGTCGCAGCGACGCTCCGCCGGGCCGGGCCGGGTCGGCCGGACCGGCAGGCCGAGGCGGACGCGATGAGTTCCGTCCGCGGCGCCCGTCGGAACCCGTGGGCGGTCGCCCGACGGCCCGTACGACCTTGACGAACGGAGACGACGATGCGCGCGATCGTGCCGAGCCTGTGGTTCGACGGCAACCTCGAGGAGGCCATCACCTTCTACGCGAGCGTCTTCCCCGACGCGAAGGTCGGGGACGTGTTCCGCCAGCCCGACGGTACGGCGGTGTCGGCGGACTTCGAGCTCGCCGGGCACCGGTTCGCGGCCATCAACGGCGGCCCGCAGTTCCCGTTCACCGAGGCGGTGTCGTTCGTCGTCGAGTGCGAGTCGCAGGACGAGGTCGACGAGTACTGGGCGGCGCTCACCGACGGCGGGCAGGAGTCGCAGTGCGGGTGGCTCAAGGACCGGTTCGGGCTGTCGTGGCAGGTGGTCCCCGTCGAGTTCCTCGCGATGCTCCAGGACCCCGACCCAGCCCGCGTCCAGCGCGTCGTCGACGTGATGATGACGCAGGCCAAGCTCGACCTGGGACCGCTGCGGGCGGCGTACGACGGCTGACCCCGGACGGCGCAGACGGCGGGGTGCACAGGAGGTTTGCCGGGGATGTCCAGACCGTCCCCAGGTCTGGTTGAATGCGCTCGACATCTCCGCCGACGGCACCCGCCGTCCTCTCGTGAAGGACCACGAACCGAGTGAAGAAGCTCCTTGCCGGCACCGTGGGGACGGTGCTGGCCCTCGGCGGGCTGGGTGTCGTCACCGCGACCCCCGCAGCCGCCGCCACCCAGCACGTCCAGGTCACCTGCAGCTACATCGACATCAGGCTCGACGCCTACCCGGACGGGACGTCGTTCACCTTCGCCCTCGACGGTGAGACCGAGACCACGACGTTCGACGGCTCCTTCGGCGTCTGGCGCGACGTCGACTGGTCGACCACGCACGACTGGAGCGTCGTCGTCGACGCCCCGGACGGCGCCGAGGGCGACTTCTCGGACGGCGGGACGACCACGCCGTGCGAGACCAACCCGAACACCACCGCCTGGACCGACGCCTCCTGCGGGGAGATCACCACGAGCGTCGTCGAGTACCCCGCCGGGTCGCGCGTCGTGGCGACGGTCGACGGGGCCGTCCTCGCCGACGAGACGGTCGACGGTTCCTACTGGAACCTGTGGGCGCTCGACTGGCAGACGGCGCACGACTGGTC
This region includes:
- a CDS encoding response regulator, coding for MSGTPVRVALVDDQTLVRQGIRSLLELAPDVEVVAEAEDGMAALAAVREHAPDVVLLDLRMPRHDGIWALEALRESGDDTPVLVLTTFDDDALVLRALRAGARGYLLKDVTLEQLTGAVRTLASGGTLVQPSITDRLLRAVRAGEPPAEEADDGPVVVQDLTERELEVLRLVAAGYSNREIAHALFLAEGTVKNHVSTVLLKLGARDRTRAVLRALHHGLLG
- a CDS encoding DUF1905 domain-containing protein, with the translated sequence MAGTRFEFEAELWRWEARTDSWVFAALPEDVSDEIAELPLPPAGFGSVKVEVTLGAQRWSTSVFPDAQRKTFVVPIKAAVRRAEGVDVGDRVRIGVETLL
- a CDS encoding Ku protein, which gives rise to MRAIWKGAVTFGLVNVPVKVYSATEDHDVPLHQVHDKDGGRIRYRRVCEIDGEVVPYENIDKAYDDGESTVVLTKEDFAALPAERSREIEVVEFVPSEQIDPLLLDRSYYLEPDSASNKAYVLMRRTLEETDRTAIVKFALRQRTRLAAMRVRDDVLVLQTLLWADEVREAAFPSLDAEAKVTDKELAMSAQLVASFEADFTPEEYEDDYQAQLRQLIEAKIEQGDALDTAETFGEQPEEGEGAEVIDLMEALRKSVASSKSSRAGGSSAKGSGSTGGSTAKGGSGGKAASSSGKGSTGAPSKSGGRKAEGAKKPAAKKGASRSTSSKEKSTATKTTRKKESA
- a CDS encoding VOC family protein: MRAIVPSLWFDGNLEEAITFYASVFPDAKVGDVFRQPDGTAVSADFELAGHRFAAINGGPQFPFTEAVSFVVECESQDEVDEYWAALTDGGQESQCGWLKDRFGLSWQVVPVEFLAMLQDPDPARVQRVVDVMMTQAKLDLGPLRAAYDG